The Paenibacillus beijingensis nucleotide sequence CATTTAAAGACAGAGGAGCAGCTGTGTTAATTACAAAAGCGCAAGAGCTTGGAGCCAAGTTTATTGTTGCGGACAGCAGCGGGAATGCCGGTACTTCCATTGCGGCCTATGCGAATCGGGCGGGTATGGAATGTGAGATTTATGTCCCTGATCGTACTTCAAGCAAAAAGATAAAGCAGATCAGCGCACATGGCGCAAAGGTCTGCCCGGTTCCAGGAAGCCGCGAAGATACAGCGAAGGCGGCTCAAGAGGCGGTTCGGAAGAAAGAAGCTTTTTATGCGAGCCACGTTTATAACCCGTTCTTTTATCAAGGGACAAAGACCTATGCCTATGAAATATGGGAGCAGCTAAGGAAGGCGCCCGATGTCGTCGTCGTTCCTGTCGGAAATGGAACTCTGCTGCTGGGAGCTTATTACGGTTTTAAGGAATTGCTGGAGTGGGGTTTGATCAACAAAATGCCAAGATTATTAGCCGTTCAAGCAGAGGGGTGTGCGCCTATTGCAAGGGCTTTTGATGCAATGAAAGATGAAGCTCATCCGGTCGTAAATACAGGAACGGCAGCCGAAGGGATCGCTATAGCAGATCCGCCAAGAAGCAGGCAAATACTTGCAGCGGTAAGAGAAACCCGCGGGGTTGTCGTGACGGCACCGGAAGCGGCGATACCGGATGCCAGAATAACACTGGCGAAGAAAGGATTTTACGTAGAGCCTACAACCGCGGCAACTTACGCCGGTTTTGTCGAGTATGTAAGGAAATGTACATCCGGGAAGTTGCCGGTGGATCAGAATCTTTTTCCAAGTAATCCATTCGAACTTAATCATCATGGAACCACCGTTGTAATTCCCTTGTGTGGAGCGGGATTAAAAGCTGATTAGTAATATCGTTATCGGAGGCGAAGCAATTGAAAAAGAAGAAAATTGGCTTGGTTTGGCAAATCGTCATTGGACTAATTCTTGGGATCGCAATAGGGTCCGTTTTTTACGGCAATCCGGCAGTTTCCGTTTATTTAAAGCCGATAGGCGATATTTTTATTCGGCTTATTAAAATGATCGTTGTGCCAATCGTATTTTCAACTCTCGTTGTGGGGATTGCTGGAGTAGGTGATATTAAGAAGCTTGGCAGGCTCGGCGGGAAAACGATTCTTTATTTTGAGATTGTGACGACGTTTGCGATTGTATTCGGATTATTGATTGCCAATTTATTTAAACCGGGTAAAGGTGTCGATATGTCTCATCTTTCCAAAGGCGATATCGGCAAATATGTGGAGACTTCGGAAAAAATAAGTCATAGTATGTCCGATACATTCGTTAATATTGTACCGAGCAACATATTCCAGGCGTTTGCAAATGGAGATTTGCTTGCCATTGTCTTTTTCTCCGTACTGTTCGGTCTTGGAGTTTCAACACTGGGCGAGAGAGGCCGGCCCATACTTCAATTTTTTGAAGGTGTCTCGGAAACGATGTTTTGGGTAACGAATCAGATTATGAAGTTTGCTCCATTCGGTGTTTTTGGCTTGATTGGAGTAACAGTTTCTAAATTTGGTGTCGCCGCTTTGATTCCAATGGGCAAGCTGGTACTCTCTGTCTATATTGGCATGCTGATGTTTGTGTTTGTTATATTTGCACTCATCGCGAAATATTGCGGTACCAACATTATTACGATTATAAAAGTGCTGAAAGACGAGATCGTTCTTGCGTTTTCAACAGCAAGCTCTGAAGCAGTATTACCTAAACTGATCGAGAAAATGGAGAAGTTTGGATGCCCCAAGTCAATATCCTCTTTCGTAATTCCTACCGGATATTCGTTCAACCTCGACGGTTCAACTCTCTATCAAGCGATTGCGACTGTTTTTATCGCCCAAATGTTTGGAATTGATTTGCCGATTAGCTCCCAAATTTTGATTGTATTCGTTCTGATGCTGACATCCAAGGGGATGGCCGGAGTTCCCGGAGCGTCTCTGGTCGTTCTCTTGGCAACCTTGAGCTCGGCGGGTCTTCCGATCGAAGGAGTGGCGTTTATTACGGCTATTGATCGACTTTTGGACATGGCACGAACGGCGGTTAACGTGATAGGGAACGGACTGGCTGCAATCGTGATGTCAAAATGGGAACGTCAATTTGACCGGGACAAGGCTCAGAAGTATGCATTCTCGTTGAAAGCCGCAACCGGCATTCAGAACCATACAACGATATGAGGAGGTATTGGAATGCCGAAGAAAGTGCGGATTGAAAAGGATTTTTTGGGATCAAAGGTAGTTCCGGCTGAAGCTTATTACGGTATTCAAACCTTGCGGGCTGTCGAGAATTTTCCCATTACCGGTTACCGAATTCATAAAGAACTTATTGTGGCGTTGGCCATCGTAAAAAAAGCTGCTGCCTTGGCCAATAAAGAGATTAAGCAGCTTGCTCCCCATTTGAGTGATGCGATCGTGCAGGCAGCGAATGAAATTATCGGAGGAAAGTGGCATGATCAGTTTATCGTCGACCCTATACAAGGAGGGGCCGGCACATCATTTAACATGAATGCCAACGAAGTTATCGCCAACCGGGCGATAGAGCTTTTGGGAGGGGCCAAAGGGGATTACAATATCGTGAGTCCGAACAACGACGTCAACAGGGCCCAATCAACGAATGATGTTTTCCCCACAGCCATCCATATTGCCGCTCTTTCTTTACTGGACAAGCTGCTGGAAACGATGAATGAATTGCACCGGGCTTTTGGGAAAAAAGAAAGGATTTCGCCGGCGTAGTCAAAATGGGTCGTACGCATCTGCAGGATGCCGTTCCGATTCGACTTGGACAGGAGTTTGAAGCATACAGCCGTGTATTAGCCAGAGATATCGTACGAATCCAGATGAGCGGGGAATATCTGTATGAAATAAATATAGGTGCAACAGCGGTGGGGACGGGTTTAAATGCAGATCCGCGCTATATGAAAAGGGCGGCTGAGCTTCTCGCGGAATTAAGCGGTTTTCCATTATACAGTGCGGAGGATCTGGTGGATGCGACTCAAAATACAGATGCTTATACCCAGTTTTCCTCAGCTTTAAAGGTTTGCATGATCAATATGTCCAAGATAGCGAATGATCTGCGGCTGCTTGCTTCCGGCCCGGGGGCAGGCTTGGGCGAAATCAGCATTCCTGCCCGCCAGCCGGGATCGTCAATCATGCCGGGCAAGGTAAACCCGGTGATGTGCGAGGTTCTTAATCAGGTCGCTTTCCAGGTTATCGGAAACGATCACACCATATGCCTCGCTTCAGAGGCCGGGCAGTTGGAATTGAACGTCATGGAGCCGGTAATGGTATTTAACCTGTTGCAATCCTTGAGCATGATGAATCAAGTGTTCAAAGTTTTTCGGACCCATTGCCTTGAAGGAATCGAAGCGAACGAAGTCCGATGCAGAGAATATCTAGAGAAAAGTGCCGGAGTCATTACGGCGCTTAATCCTCATCTGGGTTATGAAGTATCGGCAACAATTGCCAGAGAAGCTATTCAAACCGATCGGTCGGTTCGGGAACTATGTCTGCTGCATCAAGTATTGACGGAGGAAGAATTAAACATCATCCTCGATCCGTATGAGTTGACACATCCGGGAATTGCGGGAGCCCGTTTGTTAAATAAATTATGAGCTATTAATTTGGGAAGGACGATGAACTGCCAAGTGATATTCATTAGCGAACGTGATGTTAAAGACTTGTTGACCTTACAGGATGCCATTCATTTAACGGAAAGAGCTTATGCCGAGCTGAACGCTTCTCAAAGCGTCATCTTTCCTGCGGTGCGGGAAGAAATACGGGAGCATCGAGGGATCTTCGGCATCAAATCCTCTTATCTGAAAACGAAGAAATATATCGGACTGAAGGCAGGCGGTTTTTGGTTAGGCAATGCGGTTAAAGGAAAGATGAATCATCAATCAACGATGATGTTGTTTGACGCGGAAAGCGGCGAGCCGTTATGTGCATTGAGCGCCAATTATTTGACGGCCGTGCGCACGGCAGCCGCCGGAGTCGTTGCCGCCAAACGTCTCGCCCGAAAGGATAGCAAAATTGTCGGGATCATAGGAACCGGTGCTCAAGCAAGGTCACAGTTGGAAGGGCTGATCGCCTCTTTTTCCGTCGAAAAAGTGCTCCTATACGGAAAGTCGGAGGGGAAAGCGGAACAAATGGCCAAGGAAATCATCGAAAAAAAGGGCTATTCGGCTGCGATCTGCCCATCTCCTCGGGAATTGGCCGGGCAATCGGACATCATCGTGACAACGACCCCGTCTTATACGCCTGTTTTACATACATCCTGGGTCAAGGATGGAACGCATATCAATGCGATGGGGAGCGACACCAGAGGGAAACGGGAGCTTCTGATCGACAGAAAGCCGGACAAAATGGTATGCGATCTGTGGGTGCAGAGTGCGGCCATGGGAGAATTTCAACACGGAATCGCACACGAAGAGCTTTATGCGGAGATTGGGGAAATCGTAAACAATAAGAAGAAAGGCCGCGAGAACGAACGTGAAATTACGTTGTTCGATTCAACGGGGCTGTCGGTTCAAGATCTTGAGGCCGCATCATTTGTGTACGAATCATTGAAGTCCAAAATCAATTCGATAAATGAACTCCAGGAGGTATAAATCAATGATTGGAATGAAAGCCGAACAACTGGATACGCCGTCTCTTCTTATCGATCTGGACCGGATGGAACGAAACCTGAAGGAAATGCAGGCTCTGGCCGACTCCGCCGGAGTCAAATTAAGACCCCATACAAAAACGCACAAAATGGCGGAAGTAGCCCAATTGCAGTTGGAATACGGAGCCCGAGGCATTACGGTGGCCAAGCTTGGCGAAGCGGAAGCGATGGCGGGGGCCGGAATAACGGACATTTTTATCGCGACCGAAATCGTTGGTGAGCAGAAAATGGTCCGTTTGCGCTCGCTTGCCGAGAAAGCGAAGGTTCGGCTTGCTGTAGACTCGATTTATCATGTCGAACAGCTGGATCGTTTCTTCGGGGACCAAGTGCCCGTTGAAGTGATGATCGAAGTCGATACCGGAATGCATCGCTGCGGCGTGGAGCCGGAGGAAGCGGTTGAGCTGGCGGGAGAGATCGTGTCCCGGTTCCCGCAAGTAAAGCTCGCGGGCATATTTGCCCATGAGGGCCACACCTATAATGCGTCGGAAAAGGAAGAGATGAAGCAAATCGCGCTCGATACGCAGAAGCAGGCTGTGGAAACTGGGAAACAAATCGAAGCGAAGTGGGGAATCTCGTGCGAAATCAGTATCGGCTGCACATTGGGGCAGCTGGCCGGGGAATTTCTGCCGGGAATCACGGAAGTCAGGCCGGGAACTTACGTTTTTTATGACGTGGGACATGCATATTATCTTGGCGACATTAATCGTTGTGCGGCTACGATTTTGTCAACCGTTACCTCCAAGAAAGGCGAGGAAAAAGTCGTTGCCGATGCAGGAGCCAAATCGATGACCATTGATCAACGATCGAGCGGGGTACTGAAAACGGAAGGCTTCGGTAAAATCAAATCTCATCCTGATTTAATGATTAAGAAGCTGTCGGATGAACATGCCATTATTTATCCGGGAGGTTCCTTGAATCTGGGCGATCGGATAGAAATTTACCCCAATCATGTGTGCCCGACGGTTAACCTGTACAATAAAGCCTATGGGATTAGAGACGGAAGGGTCGAGAAAATTTTAACGATTACCGCAAGAGGGTGCAACCAATAATCATTCATCTTCACTTTTCATGTCAGAGGAGGATCCGTCCCGCACGGATCCTCTTTTTTGCCCCCCTAGGGAGAGGTTTAATTCGGCACGTCTTTGTGATACATTTGACAGCACATGGATAGGCTACGGGGGAATGAAAAATGAAATTCCGCAAACGAGCGCAATGGCTCGGCAATCTGCAGCTGCGCAACAAAATCATCCTGATGTTCATCCCGCTGATCGTGCTGCCGAAATTCATTCTCGCGCTGCTGTCAAACCGGATGTTCAGCAGCTCCATGATCGACAAAACCAGCAGCCATAACCAAAATCCGTTCATCGCCCTGCTTGCCAAGGACGCCACCGAGGAGCGCGGCGAAGTGTACGGGCTCTCGCTCGTCTACAGCGGCGGCTTTCTCGCTCAGGCCGAAGTCGACTAATATTTTACGACGCGGGTTCAGATCGGCATGACGCCGTTCGATTTCAGCTGGAAGCTGGCGCCGGGCGAATCGTTCCAGTCGCCGGAGGCCGTGCTCGTCCGCTCCTCCGAAGGGCTCGGCGGCATGTCGCGCATTTACCACAAGCTGTACCGGACCCGCCTGTGCCGCGGCGCGTTCCGCGACAGCGCGCGGCCGATTCTGATCAACAACTGGGAAGCGACCTACTTTAACTTCAACGCCGATAAAATCAAGGAAATTGCCGCTGCGGGCGCCGACCTCGGGATCGAGCTGTTTGTGCTCGACGACGGCTGGTTCGGCAAACGCGATAACGACGACAGCTCGCTCGGCGATTGGGTGACCGACGAGAGCAAGCTTCCGGAAGGGCTCGGCAAGCTCGGCGAAGATATCAACGCGCTGGACATGCAGTTCGGGCTGTGGTTCGAGCCGGAGATGGTATCGCCGATCAGCGAACTGTACCGGAAGCATCCCGACTGGTGCCTGCACGTTATAATTTGGAAAGTTCCTAGTACTACCTATATTCTTGGAATTCTAATACTTATTTGTGGAATGCTACTGCTGATAATCAAGAGTAAATTTCTCAAACGACAAATCGAATTAATAAAAAAGAAGAATGAAGAATTCAATAAAAATCACGAATCTGAAACTCTTAATAAAAATGAAAATATAGAAATGAGAGAATAGTATGCATATCAAAGAAGCCCCCCGAAATCACCTAACACTATATTCACACCCTCAGTCCGGCAGAAGTTAGAAGTGGATTCGATGAGGCATCTCAGTATCGGGGAGCTGAAGCCGGACACACCCGCACCACCTACCCGTATCGCGGCCGCCCCTTCGGGGCTTAAGGTGGTGGGGGTTCGTAAATACAAGAACGTTATCGGAAATTGCTGAAAATCTTATAATGAACAGGAGAATTGAAATGGATTCAGCTGAATTTCTCGAAGTCATTAAGAAAAATACATATCTGGCTATTAAATACGCAAAATCATTTGAAGTTGATCTGAATTTTGAAGAGAGAACTATAAATGATGTTGAGAGGATTCTTGAATATTACTCAACAGAATTTCTAAATGCTACAGAAGAAGAAAAACCCACCGAAAATCAAATTTGGTCGATGGCAGTAATTTGGGGAACTTATGTTGGAGAATTAATGAAGAAAACTATAGGAGAGCCATGTATGTGGATTTATGAAGAAGGAGAATTTTTGCTTGAAGTAAATAAGGCGAAAGCCAATCCAATAGGAAAGGCATATAAGAGAATTGTGAATGGGCCTGAAGATAATATAGTGTCTTTTTATGATTTAAGTTGTATGAAATTCAAAGAATATATTAATACAGGATCTTGGTAGTATTTCGAAGTGGTCAGCAACATCTGATAACACCGTATTCCCGCTGCATCGTTGACGCTCCTTGGTCTGCCCGAAGATAAGTCGGGGAAGCGATGTCAGGCAAACATTCCTGTGAGGCTAAGTCTAACGACCCGTTTGCTGACGCTCATTTAGGCCTCTCGGATTCGGGAATACAACAACGTTATAAGAAAACCGGCGAAGGGACATAAGACCAACAATGAACGATTACGCTGATCGGATTGACAAAGTAATCAAATATATAGAAGAAAACTTATCTCATAAGATAAATCTGGATAAGTTAGCGGAGGTTTCAAACTTCTCCAAGTATCATTTCTCCAGAGTCTTTACCTCTATAGTTGGAGTGACGCCGCTCTCATTTTTAACAAATAAGCGGTTACAAAAATCAATAACCTATTTAACTGAAACAGATATAACAATACTGGAAATCTCGATGTTATGTGGCTTCGAATCACCTTCTAATTTTAATGTGGCATTTAAGAAGCTTTTTGACATGACGCCGAGTGAACTTAGAAAAAACCGGGTCAACAATAGCAATATTTCATTATATCTTGGCAATAAGCAAGAGGAAGTAAATGATCCTTCTCGCTATGATGAAAGAAGCAATAATAACTTTCTGAGGAGGATTTGGCAAATGAATATTTCGATTAAAGAACTTCCTGATTATGATGTGGCATTTGTAAGACATGTTGGGAGTTATCTGGACACTTATCAAGCATGGGGGAAGCTAGGTGCTTGGGCAGGGAAGAACAATTTGTTTCCACCCGAACAATATTTTATCGGGGTTTCTTTAGATGATCCAAGTATTACTGAAGAATATGCTTGTCGTTACGACGCCTGTATCACAATTCCACAGACATTCAATCAAGAAAATGAATCAGAAGTACAATTTAAAACTTTACCGGGTGGCCTTTATGGACTCTATCAGTTTTACGACACGATCGACAAATTTGCTATTACCTATCAGAGTTTATATGGTCAATGGTTACCTAATAGTGATTATGAACCCGATGAAAGGTACTGTCTGGAGTTCTGCATGAATAATCCTTCAGATGATCCTGAAAGGAAAGCCAAGATTGAATTATATATTCCAATAAAGAAGAGATAAGAATTCGGGGCAAATTTACAGGGGGGAGTACACCAATGAAGAAACACAGAATAAGACCAACGGCATTAATATTTCGTGAGGATCAGATTTTGTTGATTGAGTATGAAGAGAACGGTGAATTCCATTATAACCTGCCGGGCGGAGGTTTAAAGAAGGGCGAATTATTGATGGATGGATTAAGCAGAGAGGTGTATGAAGAGGCTTGTATCCATATTGAGACGGGTTCAATTGCTTTTGTTTATGAGTTTAATCCTAATAAGCAATCGGGTGATTATGATCCTGAAACAAAACCTTCCATCCATATCATCTTTGAATGTACCCTGAATGCTGAAGAAGAGCCTAAATTGCCTGCCAAACCTGACCCCAATCAGACAGCTGTTCGATGGATGCCTCTCAGTAAATTGAAAACGATCGTCTTATACCCTAATATAGCCGACCACATTCTTGATTATTATAGCAATAGAAGATCAATCGAACTCCTAGAAGATTATAAACTTGCGAGTTATGGCACATTAACCGATCCATCAGCTTCCTTCTAATATCTGAGAATTTTGAACATATTGCCGATAATTTCCTCTGTTATAATGTGATCAAGACGGATTCGATAACAGGTGAAAAGATGAGCTACGTGGAGTCGGTGCAAAGGGCGATTGACTATATCGAGGAGCATCTGGATCAGGAGCTTGATCTCTCCAGCATTGCAGAGGAAGCCTATATTTCGGTCGCTCAATTGTATCGGGTGTTTTACGCACTTACGGGACATCCCGTCAAAGACTACATTCGCAAAAGAAGAATAAGCGACGCTGCCAATCATCTGAGAAACTCGAAACGCAGTGTGGAGGAGCTTGCGTGGAGCAGCGGATTTGAGTCTTATCATTCATTTGCCAAGGTGTTTAAGAAGATCGTAGGGTTGACTCCTGCTGCCTATCGTAACGCCGACATTTTCTTCAGCTTCGAACCGATTCGTCTTAACGAACGGATCGCCTACAAGGAGGAAAAGGAACAAACGGAACTTTTTCCGGATGTCAAAGTGATCCGGTTCATGCCGGAGAAGATGGTTGCCTATCTGCATATTTCCAAGCATGAAGAAGGAATGGAAAATGAGGCTTTCCGGATTGTTTGCCAAAAGCTCAACGCAGCTGAGGCAACCAGGTGCTTTAAATCCAGGCTGCGATTTTTCGGATACAATGTGGATCTTCCCGAAGAAGACGGTGAACCCCGATATGGTTATCGGGTGCTGATCGCGGATGCGAAAGAGCGAATTGATGATGATTCGTTTATCGAGGAGCCATTCGTTGGCGGGCTGTATGCCGTAAGAAAGATCGCCGCATTATCCCCGAAGACCGTTCAGGACGGATGGAACAGGCTGCTGTCCGAATGGTTGCCGAAAAGCACATTTGAAATCGGGACACATCAATACATCGAGGAGTTCATCGCATACAACGATAAAGTAACGAGAATGAACCTGTACCTTCCCGTGCAACGAAAGTTCCATAATGAACCGATTGAAATCGTTGAGCTTACAGAGGTCAAAGCTTTTTTCTGCCGGGGATACGGAGCCGAGGCTCAAGCGGTTGCCGAACAGCAATTGATCGATTGGTACGAGAGAGGGTCTGACGAAAACCGGCGAGCGGATCAAGGCAAATACTATATGGCCTTTCATTACGGCATTACAGATTGTGAAGAATACTGGTGGGAAAACGGGATCTTATCGGCTGAAGCGGAAGCTCCGGCACTGGAGAGACTGGAAGAGAAACGTATCGGATCCGGTACTTATGCCTGCTGCGTCTCCAAGACATACGGTTTGTTAACCGGCGTTCTGGATAAAATGCATCGCTGGATTGCGAACAATGGCAGCTACAGGCTGGATGAAGAGCGGCAATGGTTTGCTGAATATCACACCAACGACGGATCAAATGTAGAGCGGGATACGATTGTAAAAGTCTATATTCCAATCCTAAAAGGAGAGCGCTCTCAATGAAAAAGTCTGCAAATAAGGTTAGCGAAGAAAATGTTCGGCCTCAATTTGTGACACAGGCATTCAAAGTGATCATGGGCTCAAGCGAAAAATCATCGGATCGCACGCAAGAGCCGGCAATCGACTCGTCCAATGGACTCGAGTCCGGGATCGATCTCATGACGCTGATCCAGTTGCCTGCTACCCGGCTGAAGCAGACGGTGACGTTTTATGTCGAGGTGCTGGGATTGACACTGTCACATCCGGAACGGTCAATTGAAAGAAACACGTTCGTCGAAACCATACCCAGGATCGGTCCGGGTCTGCATCTACTGGAAACTCCGGATTCGGAATTCCGCCATCTGCATGGAACGGCGAATGACAAGCTGGAAGAATTTCTTGCATTTTACGCCAAAAGTCTCGTTCATCTCCACCAGCGGCTATTGCAAGCGGGGGCAGAGATCGTAAAGGAACCATCGGACGGATATATGTCCTTCTTCGATCCGGAAGGCAACTTGATTGGGGCTTACGAGCGAACGGATCCCGGAATCAACGAT carries:
- a CDS encoding threonine synthase, which gives rise to MKYICNLCKRTYAPDKTLWRCKCGGLFDLVDFDIRFDLEKIQSRSKDIWRYREALPFAQQFDGSSSVSLGEGGTPMVALSPDLPDIFVKLDFLMPTLSFKDRGAAVLITKAQELGAKFIVADSSGNAGTSIAAYANRAGMECEIYVPDRTSSKKIKQISAHGAKVCPVPGSREDTAKAAQEAVRKKEAFYASHVYNPFFYQGTKTYAYEIWEQLRKAPDVVVVPVGNGTLLLGAYYGFKELLEWGLINKMPRLLAVQAEGCAPIARAFDAMKDEAHPVVNTGTAAEGIAIADPPRSRQILAAVRETRGVVVTAPEAAIPDARITLAKKGFYVEPTTAATYAGFVEYVRKCTSGKLPVDQNLFPSNPFELNHHGTTVVIPLCGAGLKAD
- a CDS encoding cation:dicarboxylate symporter family transporter; translated protein: MKKKKIGLVWQIVIGLILGIAIGSVFYGNPAVSVYLKPIGDIFIRLIKMIVVPIVFSTLVVGIAGVGDIKKLGRLGGKTILYFEIVTTFAIVFGLLIANLFKPGKGVDMSHLSKGDIGKYVETSEKISHSMSDTFVNIVPSNIFQAFANGDLLAIVFFSVLFGLGVSTLGERGRPILQFFEGVSETMFWVTNQIMKFAPFGVFGLIGVTVSKFGVAALIPMGKLVLSVYIGMLMFVFVIFALIAKYCGTNIITIIKVLKDEIVLAFSTASSEAVLPKLIEKMEKFGCPKSISSFVIPTGYSFNLDGSTLYQAIATVFIAQMFGIDLPISSQILIVFVLMLTSKGMAGVPGASLVVLLATLSSAGLPIEGVAFITAIDRLLDMARTAVNVIGNGLAAIVMSKWERQFDRDKAQKYAFSLKAATGIQNHTTI
- a CDS encoding ornithine cyclodeaminase family protein, whose protein sequence is MNCQVIFISERDVKDLLTLQDAIHLTERAYAELNASQSVIFPAVREEIREHRGIFGIKSSYLKTKKYIGLKAGGFWLGNAVKGKMNHQSTMMLFDAESGEPLCALSANYLTAVRTAAAGVVAAKRLARKDSKIVGIIGTGAQARSQLEGLIASFSVEKVLLYGKSEGKAEQMAKEIIEKKGYSAAICPSPRELAGQSDIIVTTTPSYTPVLHTSWVKDGTHINAMGSDTRGKRELLIDRKPDKMVCDLWVQSAAMGEFQHGIAHEELYAEIGEIVNNKKKGRENEREITLFDSTGLSVQDLEAASFVYESLKSKINSINELQEV
- a CDS encoding alanine racemase is translated as MIGMKAEQLDTPSLLIDLDRMERNLKEMQALADSAGVKLRPHTKTHKMAEVAQLQLEYGARGITVAKLGEAEAMAGAGITDIFIATEIVGEQKMVRLRSLAEKAKVRLAVDSIYHVEQLDRFFGDQVPVEVMIEVDTGMHRCGVEPEEAVELAGEIVSRFPQVKLAGIFAHEGHTYNASEKEEMKQIALDTQKQAVETGKQIEAKWGISCEISIGCTLGQLAGEFLPGITEVRPGTYVFYDVGHAYYLGDINRCAATILSTVTSKKGEEKVVADAGAKSMTIDQRSSGVLKTEGFGKIKSHPDLMIKKLSDEHAIIYPGGSLNLGDRIEIYPNHVCPTVNLYNKAYGIRDGRVEKILTITARGCNQ
- a CDS encoding AraC family transcriptional regulator — encoded protein: MNDYADRIDKVIKYIEENLSHKINLDKLAEVSNFSKYHFSRVFTSIVGVTPLSFLTNKRLQKSITYLTETDITILEISMLCGFESPSNFNVAFKKLFDMTPSELRKNRVNNSNISLYLGNKQEEVNDPSRYDERSNNNFLRRIWQMNISIKELPDYDVAFVRHVGSYLDTYQAWGKLGAWAGKNNLFPPEQYFIGVSLDDPSITEEYACRYDACITIPQTFNQENESEVQFKTLPGGLYGLYQFYDTIDKFAITYQSLYGQWLPNSDYEPDERYCLEFCMNNPSDDPERKAKIELYIPIKKR
- a CDS encoding NUDIX domain-containing protein, which translates into the protein MKKHRIRPTALIFREDQILLIEYEENGEFHYNLPGGGLKKGELLMDGLSREVYEEACIHIETGSIAFVYEFNPNKQSGDYDPETKPSIHIIFECTLNAEEEPKLPAKPDPNQTAVRWMPLSKLKTIVLYPNIADHILDYYSNRRSIELLEDYKLASYGTLTDPSASF
- a CDS encoding helix-turn-helix domain-containing protein — encoded protein: MSYVESVQRAIDYIEEHLDQELDLSSIAEEAYISVAQLYRVFYALTGHPVKDYIRKRRISDAANHLRNSKRSVEELAWSSGFESYHSFAKVFKKIVGLTPAAYRNADIFFSFEPIRLNERIAYKEEKEQTELFPDVKVIRFMPEKMVAYLHISKHEEGMENEAFRIVCQKLNAAEATRCFKSRLRFFGYNVDLPEEDGEPRYGYRVLIADAKERIDDDSFIEEPFVGGLYAVRKIAALSPKTVQDGWNRLLSEWLPKSTFEIGTHQYIEEFIAYNDKVTRMNLYLPVQRKFHNEPIEIVELTEVKAFFCRGYGAEAQAVAEQQLIDWYERGSDENRRADQGKYYMAFHYGITDCEEYWWENGILSAEAEAPALERLEEKRIGSGTYACCVSKTYGLLTGVLDKMHRWIANNGSYRLDEERQWFAEYHTNDGSNVERDTIVKVYIPILKGERSQ
- a CDS encoding VOC family protein encodes the protein MKKSANKVSEENVRPQFVTQAFKVIMGSSEKSSDRTQEPAIDSSNGLESGIDLMTLIQLPATRLKQTVTFYVEVLGLTLSHPERSIERNTFVETIPRIGPGLHLLETPDSEFRHLHGTANDKLEEFLAFYAKSLVHLHQRLLQAGAEIVKEPSDGYMSFFDPEGNLIGAYERTDPGINDRFESNITGFRHIQMYAADPVSTAAFFERALGFETAKSDENAIDMAVNSGEENQPMIRLVHADDPANPQPMHWSLDGLPKHALELHSKNIRALKERVLANGGDVKENLEFNGCGGYLKLYTPDGHYIWVNQDRRYCGY